A DNA window from Mucilaginibacter xinganensis contains the following coding sequences:
- a CDS encoding FAD-binding oxidoreductase: MIYNKITEQVLAAIKAIVGDDWVITAQPELEKYSHDETEDLHFYPEVVVKPCTAAQVSSLMKLCNENLIPVTPRGAGTGLSGGALPVMGGLVMAMERFNKVLQIDELNLQATVEPGVITEEFMNQVAEKGLLYPIDPASKGSCFIGGNVSHGSGGPRVVKYGTIREYILNLEVVLPSGEIIWTGANTLKYASGYNLTQLMIGSEGTLGIITKIVVKLIPRPTIDALMLASFTTNEAACAAVSAIFRAGIIPSALEFMERRGVEWVKENDGIAFDLKDGIGAFLLIEVDGTNQDVIFADCEKINHVLEEFDCKEVLFADTSAQKEELWRLRRTMAVSVKSNSVYKEEDTVVPRASLPELIKGIKQTGGKYGFESVCYGHAGDGNLHVNIIKGQMSDDDWNDKLKDGIREIFELTVSLGGTLSGEHGIGLVQKGFMAIKYNETHFALWRGIKQVFDKNGILNPGKIF; the protein is encoded by the coding sequence ATGATCTATAATAAAATAACAGAACAGGTACTTGCCGCTATTAAAGCTATAGTTGGTGACGATTGGGTTATAACGGCCCAGCCGGAATTGGAGAAGTATAGTCATGACGAAACGGAAGATCTCCACTTTTATCCTGAAGTGGTAGTCAAGCCATGCACTGCCGCACAGGTTTCGTCATTAATGAAGCTTTGTAATGAAAATTTGATCCCCGTTACGCCACGCGGGGCAGGTACCGGCTTAAGTGGCGGCGCATTGCCGGTGATGGGCGGGTTGGTGATGGCTATGGAAAGGTTTAATAAAGTGTTGCAAATAGATGAGCTGAACCTGCAGGCCACCGTTGAGCCCGGTGTGATCACCGAAGAATTCATGAATCAGGTTGCAGAAAAAGGACTATTGTACCCTATTGATCCGGCCAGTAAGGGCAGCTGTTTTATTGGTGGCAATGTATCGCACGGGTCGGGCGGGCCCAGGGTGGTTAAATATGGTACCATCCGCGAATATATTCTGAACCTGGAAGTGGTGCTGCCATCAGGCGAGATCATCTGGACAGGCGCCAATACCTTGAAATATGCTTCAGGATATAATTTAACCCAGCTAATGATAGGGTCGGAGGGCACCCTCGGGATTATTACCAAGATAGTGGTTAAGCTAATTCCCCGGCCGACTATCGATGCTTTAATGCTGGCATCGTTCACTACAAATGAGGCAGCATGTGCCGCCGTTTCGGCGATATTCAGAGCAGGAATTATTCCTTCTGCCCTGGAATTTATGGAGAGAAGAGGAGTGGAGTGGGTAAAGGAAAATGACGGAATAGCGTTCGACTTAAAAGACGGGATCGGAGCGTTCCTGTTAATAGAGGTCGATGGCACAAACCAGGACGTAATATTCGCTGATTGCGAAAAAATTAACCATGTACTTGAAGAATTTGACTGTAAGGAAGTGTTATTTGCCGATACGTCAGCGCAGAAAGAAGAACTATGGCGGTTAAGGAGAACAATGGCTGTTTCTGTGAAATCAAACTCAGTTTATAAGGAAGAAGATACAGTAGTTCCCCGTGCAAGTCTTCCGGAACTAATTAAAGGAATAAAACAAACAGGGGGTAAATATGGTTTTGAATCAGTTTGTTACGGCCACGCAGGAGATGGCAATCTGCACGTGAATATTATAAAAGGTCAAATGAGTGATGATGACTGGAACGATAAATTAAAGGACGGGATTCGCGAAATATTTGAGCTTACCGTTTCTTTGGGCGGAACATTGTCTGGAGAGCACGGTATTGGCCTGGTACAGAAAGGTTTTATGGCTATAAAATACAATGAAACTCATTTTGCCTTGTGGCGTGGAATAAAACAGGTGTTTGATAAAAACGGTATATTGAACCCCGGAAAGATTTTTTGA
- a CDS encoding MgtC/SapB family protein — protein MGTSALEFNITDQDLIKIAVGVICGGLLGLERQYKNKTAGFRTIILICLGSTIYTMIAQRAGAGVNINIVTGIGFIGAGVIFKGNIEVSGLTTAAVIWISAAIGMSAGSGNYTIALLCTVITLCVLLLFNLLERYIDKVHRDKLFVIVFTNSIFENMAEVEDAIIELQLTSRRVQVSKKDGCLQVAILVTGHRKRISKLDEKLLKMEQVKSF, from the coding sequence ATGGGCACATCTGCGTTGGAATTTAATATAACAGACCAGGATCTGATAAAAATAGCCGTTGGCGTTATTTGCGGTGGCTTATTGGGTTTAGAACGGCAGTATAAAAATAAAACAGCAGGCTTTCGCACTATAATATTAATTTGCCTTGGTTCAACCATTTACACAATGATTGCGCAGCGGGCAGGTGCTGGCGTAAACATCAATATCGTAACAGGGATCGGGTTTATCGGGGCCGGGGTTATCTTCAAGGGTAATATAGAAGTAAGCGGCTTAACAACAGCTGCCGTAATCTGGATTTCAGCAGCTATAGGAATGTCCGCCGGTTCAGGTAATTATACCATAGCCTTACTTTGTACTGTTATTACGCTGTGTGTGCTACTGCTTTTTAACCTGCTTGAGAGATATATCGATAAAGTTCACCGTGATAAATTATTTGTTATAGTGTTTACCAATTCCATTTTTGAAAATATGGCCGAAGTTGAAGATGCGATAATTGAGCTGCAGTTAACGTCGCGCCGAGTACAGGTTTCTAAAAAAGATGGTTGCCTGCAGGTTGCCATACTGGTTACCGGCCACCGCAAGCGAATAAGTAAACTCGACGAAAAACTGCTTAAAATGGAACAGGTAAAATCATTTTAG
- a CDS encoding YajQ family cyclic di-GMP-binding protein: protein MPTFDIVSKIDGQTLDNAINIAKKEILNRYDFNDSKSTIDLDKKTNTITVVTENDMRLKAISDSIISRMVKQQLDPKALDLDGNVQSVSGNMLRKEIKIKEGIDKEAAKKIVKKIKDSGLKVQASIMEDQVRVQAKKIDDLQAVISLCRKDDFGQPLQYINMRD from the coding sequence ATGCCAACCTTTGATATTGTAAGCAAGATAGACGGCCAGACGCTTGATAATGCAATTAACATTGCGAAAAAAGAAATTTTGAACCGTTATGACTTCAACGACTCAAAAAGCACCATCGACCTGGATAAGAAAACCAATACCATTACTGTGGTAACCGAAAATGATATGCGGTTAAAAGCTATCAGCGATTCCATCATCAGCCGTATGGTAAAACAACAACTCGACCCAAAAGCTTTGGATTTAGACGGCAACGTACAATCCGTTTCCGGCAATATGCTCCGTAAGGAAATAAAGATAAAAGAGGGCATTGATAAGGAAGCTGCAAAAAAAATAGTTAAAAAAATAAAAGACAGCGGGCTAAAAGTCCAGGCATCCATAATGGAGGACCAGGTACGTGTGCAGGCTAAAAAGATAGATGATCTTCAAGCTGTTATCAGTCTTTGCCGAAAAGACGACTTTGGGCAGCCTTTACAATATATCAATATGAGAGATTAA
- the ppk1 gene encoding polyphosphate kinase 1 — protein sequence MDSKHVPLINREISWLYFNDRVLQEAADPSVPLIDRIKFLAIFSSNLDEFYRVRVATLSRLANLNEKAKEILGYNPKKILNQIKNIVVRQERKFNNLYENIIVKQLAEEKIFILNDKQLNVSRGEFVKRYFRESLLATLVPIMLDESLPLPELRDRAIYFFVKLTKNKKSRLALIEFPDSLSRFIVLPETNNLKFIILLDDIIRYSLEDIFFIFEHDSIEAYSIQLTRDAELDLDKEVSEKFIDSLSKSLQKRKKGKPMRLLYDSEMPLDMLKYLVNKMGLNGESLIPGNRYHNFKNFISFPNVGRPELEYEKSIPLPVDGLSFGKSLMGMIAKKDFLISTPYQSYDYVIHFLREAAIDPKVKEISIAVYRLAENSRIMHALMSAAKNGKKVTCLVELRARFDEQNNISWSRRLEEEGVTVLYGIEGYKVHSKICLVMRTEKEKPAYYACLSTGNFNEKTARMYADHTLLTSNKKITADLIDVFKALSKNSLPKGLKNLIVSPIDARPAIYKLIDNEIKNAKAGKKAYMILKMNSLADEQMITKLYQASNAGVKIQLIIRGMCCLIAGMKGYSENIEVVSIVDKYLEHARVHIYCNGGNELIYLTSADFMTRNIDTRVEVGFPIYDEQLKKEIRDIIDLQLEDNTKSREINSHNTNKYHKTRSGIPHRAQVDTYNYLKYKAQ from the coding sequence ATGGATAGTAAACACGTACCCTTAATTAATCGTGAAATAAGCTGGTTGTATTTTAATGACCGGGTTTTGCAGGAGGCCGCAGATCCGAGCGTGCCGCTGATCGACCGGATAAAGTTCCTGGCTATATTTTCGTCTAACCTTGACGAGTTTTACCGGGTAAGGGTCGCTACGCTAAGCAGGTTGGCCAATCTGAATGAAAAGGCCAAAGAGATTTTGGGTTATAATCCCAAAAAGATCCTGAACCAGATTAAAAACATCGTAGTGCGGCAGGAGCGGAAGTTTAACAATTTGTACGAAAATATAATCGTTAAGCAACTGGCCGAAGAAAAGATCTTTATTCTGAATGATAAACAGTTAAATGTAAGCAGGGGGGAGTTTGTGAAGCGGTATTTCAGGGAAAGTTTGCTGGCAACATTAGTTCCCATTATGCTTGATGAAAGCCTGCCGTTGCCTGAGCTTCGCGACCGCGCCATTTATTTTTTTGTGAAGCTCACAAAAAATAAGAAATCGCGGCTGGCGCTTATTGAATTCCCCGATTCGCTTTCAAGGTTTATTGTTTTGCCCGAGACCAATAATCTAAAGTTTATCATTTTGTTGGATGATATCATCAGGTACAGCCTTGAAGACATATTTTTCATTTTTGAGCATGATTCAATTGAAGCTTATTCTATCCAGCTAACCCGCGATGCTGAACTAGACCTGGATAAAGAGGTAAGTGAAAAGTTTATTGATTCGTTATCAAAAAGTCTTCAAAAACGCAAAAAAGGTAAACCGATGCGTTTATTGTATGACTCTGAAATGCCACTGGATATGTTGAAATATCTGGTGAATAAAATGGGACTGAACGGCGAAAGTTTAATCCCCGGCAATCGCTACCATAACTTTAAGAATTTTATTTCATTCCCTAATGTTGGGCGCCCTGAACTGGAATATGAAAAAAGCATCCCTTTGCCTGTTGATGGTTTATCATTTGGCAAAAGCTTAATGGGAATGATCGCGAAAAAGGATTTTCTTATTAGTACCCCTTACCAATCATACGATTACGTGATCCATTTTTTACGTGAGGCGGCCATCGACCCTAAGGTAAAGGAAATCAGTATTGCTGTTTATCGCCTTGCAGAAAACTCACGTATAATGCACGCGCTGATGAGCGCAGCAAAAAATGGAAAAAAGGTTACCTGTTTGGTTGAGTTAAGGGCAAGGTTTGATGAACAAAACAATATCTCGTGGAGCCGGAGGCTGGAAGAAGAGGGTGTTACGGTGCTATATGGTATTGAAGGTTATAAGGTGCATTCAAAAATATGCCTGGTAATGCGAACCGAAAAAGAAAAGCCGGCGTATTATGCGTGTTTATCTACCGGGAACTTCAATGAAAAAACCGCCCGCATGTACGCCGATCATACCCTGCTTACCTCCAATAAAAAAATAACAGCGGATCTCATTGATGTTTTTAAGGCACTGAGCAAAAATAGTTTACCTAAAGGATTAAAAAATTTAATAGTATCGCCGATTGACGCGCGCCCGGCAATTTATAAACTGATAGACAATGAAATAAAGAATGCCAAAGCGGGTAAAAAGGCTTACATGATCTTAAAAATGAACAGCCTTGCCGATGAGCAAATGATAACCAAACTATACCAGGCCAGCAATGCGGGTGTGAAGATTCAGCTAATTATAAGAGGAATGTGCTGCCTTATTGCGGGCATGAAAGGTTACAGTGAAAATATTGAGGTGGTGAGTATAGTCGATAAATATCTTGAACACGCACGCGTACATATATATTGCAATGGAGGTAATGAACTGATCTATCTAACCTCTGCCGATTTTATGACCCGTAATATTGATACCCGCGTTGAAGTTGGTTTCCCAATATATGATGAACAGCTAAAAAAAGAGATACGGGATATCATTGACCTGCAATTGGAGGATAACACCAAATCGCGCGAAATTAACAGCCACAATACCAATAAATACCACAAAACACGTTCAGGTATCCCGCACCGAGCACAGGTAGATACTTACAATTACTTAAAATATAAAGCCCAATAA
- a CDS encoding UbiX family flavin prenyltransferase, whose translation MDTKKKIVVAITGASGSVYAKLLLQQLQHLSEQIAEVAVVMSDNAKEVWRFELDNEEYNDLPYKIYGKMDFMAPFASGSARFDTMVIVPCSMGTLGRIASGISDDLITRAADVMLKERRRLILVARDTPLNLIHIRNMATVTEAGAIICPAIPSFYSKPKTIEDLAMTVVNRVIDLIGLDNASYRWSESAG comes from the coding sequence ATGGATACGAAGAAAAAGATTGTTGTTGCAATAACCGGTGCAAGCGGTTCTGTATATGCTAAGTTGCTGTTGCAGCAATTGCAACATTTAAGTGAGCAAATAGCTGAAGTTGCTGTTGTTATGTCTGACAACGCTAAAGAAGTTTGGCGGTTTGAACTTGATAACGAGGAATATAATGACCTTCCTTATAAGATATATGGTAAGATGGACTTTATGGCGCCATTTGCGTCAGGCTCTGCCCGGTTTGATACGATGGTAATAGTTCCTTGTTCAATGGGAACACTCGGCCGCATTGCTTCGGGGATTTCAGATGACCTGATAACCCGCGCCGCAGATGTGATGTTAAAAGAACGCCGGAGACTGATCCTGGTTGCGCGCGACACACCTCTTAACCTAATCCATATCCGTAACATGGCGACAGTTACAGAGGCCGGAGCGATTATTTGTCCGGCAATACCCTCGTTCTACAGTAAGCCTAAAACAATTGAAGATCTGGCAATGACGGTTGTAAATCGTGTTATTGACCTGATTGGTTTGGATAATGCCAGTTACAGATGGAGTGAAAGCGCGGGATAA
- a CDS encoding Hsp20/alpha crystallin family protein: MTLVKFANGQKNHAVNPFFSDVFDSILNDSFLSDKLASRVPAVNIAETENEFQIELAAPGLKKEDFKISLDKNVLSVSADKKVENVEEGKKFSKREYSYNSFTRSFTLPETADQSKIEAEYNDGILKLNVAKKEEAKVQSREISVK, from the coding sequence ATGACATTAGTAAAATTTGCAAACGGACAAAAAAATCACGCAGTGAATCCATTTTTCAGCGACGTGTTTGATTCGATTTTAAACGACTCATTTTTGAGTGACAAGTTAGCAAGCCGTGTTCCTGCTGTTAACATAGCTGAAACAGAAAATGAATTTCAGATTGAATTGGCTGCGCCAGGTTTAAAAAAAGAAGACTTTAAGATTAGTCTTGACAAAAACGTATTGAGCGTATCTGCTGATAAAAAAGTGGAAAACGTTGAAGAAGGTAAGAAATTCAGCAAGCGTGAGTATAGCTACAATTCATTTACCAGGTCATTTACCTTGCCTGAAACAGCTGACCAGTCAAAAATTGAAGCTGAATATAATGATGGTATTTTAAAGTTGAATGTAGCTAAAAAAGAAGAAGCTAAAGTGCAGTCAAGAGAAATTTCAGTAAAATAA
- a CDS encoding tetratricopeptide repeat-containing sensor histidine kinase yields the protein MEQKFIDSSFRTIKKPYVNDLFRYYGLKYLYYKKGIIQPKKALLYADSMLIMAKKSVDRKQYVSNYAEANFAMGDAYFSLENYSNAYQCYYQGYFMGKNNLKNEILAEYTYRMGMVMFKQAHYSEAANYFKLSFKQSLSYKESFYSLYQRQELLDNIGESFKNNGDIDSADIYFNKTLAYLNSNSNKYPTKRRLIEVARAVVYGNQGEIAMLRGQNEQAEKLFQKSIKINLTNLNDFTNAQLVEMNLAKLYFNTGQLQPFLKLSENIRKQLDTVKNEEVETSLNLQMSKYYAKTGDVAKAYKHLETYNALKDLMLKRSSLLKETDVNQQQANYDKQYQIDNLKDNNKLQLIYIYIAVTGAIMAVIIVALVYRNWKKSKSDVKIVSELNKQISQQKTGLEATLDELKLSSQEKDRILRTVAHDLRNPIGGIAALTQVLMDDECTDDQKELLSLIKETTTNSLELINEILEVTNTGETALNMELVNINSLISKSVELLRFKAAEKDQKIILELLNKPEELLISREKIWRVMSNLIINAIKFSPIGSTICVNIAKNKDKLRISVKDLGIGIPENIGNNVFNTFTESKRTGTSGEKSFGLGLSISKQIIELHNGKIWFESEVNNGTTFFIELPVTKTSLAKTAGNPKLESKVYS from the coding sequence ATGGAGCAGAAATTTATCGACTCATCATTCCGGACAATTAAAAAACCTTATGTAAATGACCTTTTCAGATATTATGGATTAAAATATCTTTACTATAAAAAAGGCATTATACAACCCAAAAAAGCTTTATTATATGCTGATAGTATGTTAATAATGGCTAAAAAGAGTGTGGACAGAAAACAGTATGTCAGCAACTATGCGGAGGCCAATTTTGCCATGGGCGATGCCTATTTTAGCCTCGAAAATTACAGCAACGCCTACCAATGCTATTACCAGGGGTATTTCATGGGTAAAAACAATCTTAAAAATGAAATACTTGCTGAATATACTTACAGGATGGGTATGGTTATGTTTAAGCAGGCTCATTACAGCGAAGCCGCTAATTATTTTAAGTTAAGCTTCAAACAAAGTCTGTCATATAAAGAGAGCTTCTATTCGCTTTATCAACGCCAGGAACTGCTAGACAATATTGGTGAAAGCTTCAAAAATAATGGCGATATAGATAGTGCGGATATCTATTTTAATAAAACACTGGCATATCTAAACAGTAATAGCAACAAGTATCCAACAAAACGCCGGTTAATTGAGGTTGCCCGCGCGGTTGTTTATGGCAACCAGGGTGAAATTGCGATGTTAAGGGGGCAAAATGAACAGGCCGAAAAACTTTTTCAAAAAAGCATTAAAATAAACCTTACTAACCTAAATGATTTTACAAATGCCCAATTGGTTGAAATGAATCTTGCTAAATTATATTTCAACACCGGGCAATTACAGCCATTTCTTAAATTATCAGAAAATATTCGCAAACAACTGGATACAGTAAAAAATGAAGAAGTTGAAACCAGCCTGAACTTGCAAATGAGCAAGTACTATGCTAAAACAGGCGATGTTGCGAAAGCTTATAAACACCTTGAAACTTATAACGCGTTAAAAGATTTAATGCTGAAACGCTCAAGCTTATTAAAAGAGACTGACGTGAACCAGCAACAGGCCAATTACGATAAGCAATACCAAATTGACAACCTCAAAGACAATAATAAACTACAGCTAATTTACATATACATAGCCGTAACCGGCGCTATAATGGCCGTAATAATTGTAGCCTTGGTGTACCGTAACTGGAAAAAATCAAAAAGTGATGTAAAAATTGTAAGCGAATTAAATAAGCAGATAAGTCAACAAAAAACTGGCTTGGAAGCTACACTTGACGAACTTAAGTTAAGCAGCCAGGAAAAAGACAGGATATTAAGAACAGTTGCACATGACCTAAGAAACCCAATTGGTGGTATAGCCGCATTAACCCAGGTATTGATGGATGATGAATGTACAGACGATCAGAAAGAACTGCTTTCGCTAATAAAAGAAACTACTACAAATTCACTTGAACTAATCAATGAGATCCTGGAAGTTACCAATACCGGTGAAACGGCGCTGAATATGGAACTGGTGAACATCAATTCTTTGATAAGTAAAAGCGTTGAACTGCTGCGTTTTAAAGCTGCAGAAAAAGATCAGAAAATTATTCTTGAGCTATTAAACAAACCTGAAGAGCTGCTTATCAGTCGGGAAAAAATATGGCGTGTTATGAGTAACCTAATTATTAACGCGATAAAATTCAGTCCTATAGGCAGCACTATTTGCGTAAATATTGCTAAAAATAAAGATAAATTAAGAATTTCGGTTAAAGACTTGGGTATAGGCATACCGGAAAACATTGGAAACAATGTTTTCAATACGTTTACAGAATCTAAACGAACGGGAACATCAGGCGAAAAATCATTTGGGCTTGGTCTTTCCATCAGCAAGCAGATTATTGAGCTTCATAATGGAAAAATATGGTTTGAAAGTGAAGTTAACAACGGCACCACTTTCTTTATTGAATTACCGGTAACTAAAACCAGCCTTGCCAAAACAGCCGGCAATCCAAAACTTGAATCGAAAGTTTATTCATGA
- a CDS encoding acyl-CoA thioesterase, whose product MSEKISDYKFKTPISIRFSDIDAVGHVNNAIYLTYFEVARLNYWKEVITWNIREQGVIVGRSEVNYLKPITLDDNIFCYVRTTRIGNSSFDMMYLLVRVTPNGEEICTTGKTVCISYDYSANKSIAIPNREREKMIAYDEPRLITNTN is encoded by the coding sequence ATGAGTGAAAAAATATCCGATTATAAATTCAAAACTCCCATTTCTATCCGATTCTCAGATATTGATGCAGTAGGTCATGTAAACAACGCTATTTATTTAACTTACTTTGAGGTAGCCCGGCTTAATTATTGGAAAGAAGTTATAACCTGGAATATTCGTGAGCAGGGTGTAATAGTTGGCCGTTCTGAAGTTAATTATCTAAAACCAATAACCCTTGATGATAATATATTTTGTTATGTGCGTACAACAAGGATAGGCAACAGCAGCTTTGATATGATGTATCTGCTGGTTAGGGTTACTCCCAACGGCGAAGAGATTTGTACAACGGGCAAAACGGTATGTATAAGTTATGATTATTCAGCCAATAAATCTATAGCTATACCAAATCGCGAAAGAGAAAAGATGATTGCTTATGATGAACCCCGGTTAATCACTAATACAAATTAA
- a CDS encoding acyl-CoA dehydrogenase family protein, translating into MSRKDLYESPDYYLADELLTEEHKLIRSTVRDWVKKEVSPIIEDYAQKAEFPKHLIKGLGEIGAFGPTIPVEYGGAGLDYMSYGIIMQEIERGDSGIRSTASVQGSLVMYPIYAYGSEEQKHKYLPKLATGELMGCFGLTEPDHGSDPGGMTTNFKDAGDHYILNGAKMWISNSPFADIAIVWAKDESGKIRGLIVERGMEGFTTPETHNKWSLRASATGELVFDNVKVPKENLLPNISGLKGPLGCLNQARYGIAWGALGAAMDCYDTALRYSKERRQFGKPIAAFQLQQKKLAEMITEITKGQLLVWRLGTLKNENRATPAQISMSKRNSVETAINIAREARQMLGGMGITGEYPIMRHMMNLESVVTYEGTHDIHLLITGLDITGEEAFK; encoded by the coding sequence ATGTCCAGAAAAGATCTTTACGAATCGCCCGATTATTATTTAGCTGATGAATTGCTTACTGAAGAGCATAAACTGATCCGCTCAACGGTGCGTGATTGGGTTAAAAAAGAGGTAAGCCCTATTATAGAAGATTACGCGCAAAAGGCTGAGTTTCCAAAGCATTTAATAAAAGGGCTTGGGGAAATCGGGGCATTTGGTCCAACTATTCCTGTAGAATATGGTGGCGCAGGGCTTGATTACATGTCATACGGCATCATCATGCAGGAAATTGAGCGGGGAGATTCCGGCATCAGATCTACAGCATCAGTACAGGGCTCACTGGTAATGTACCCTATTTATGCCTATGGATCAGAAGAACAAAAACATAAATACCTGCCAAAATTGGCTACTGGTGAATTAATGGGTTGCTTCGGACTAACAGAACCAGACCATGGCTCTGATCCGGGAGGGATGACTACAAATTTTAAAGACGCAGGCGATCATTACATTTTGAACGGAGCCAAAATGTGGATCTCGAATTCACCATTTGCTGATATTGCTATAGTTTGGGCCAAGGACGAAAGCGGGAAAATCCGGGGCTTAATCGTTGAGCGCGGCATGGAGGGTTTTACAACGCCCGAAACCCATAATAAATGGTCATTAAGAGCATCTGCAACGGGCGAATTGGTTTTTGACAATGTTAAAGTTCCGAAAGAAAATCTTTTACCTAATATTTCGGGTTTAAAGGGGCCGCTGGGCTGCCTTAACCAGGCCAGGTATGGTATTGCCTGGGGTGCCCTTGGTGCCGCAATGGATTGTTATGATACAGCTTTAAGATATTCAAAAGAACGCAGACAGTTTGGCAAACCTATTGCGGCATTTCAACTACAGCAAAAAAAACTGGCCGAAATGATTACCGAAATCACAAAGGGCCAATTGCTGGTATGGCGTTTAGGGACTTTAAAAAATGAAAACCGCGCAACACCTGCACAAATATCAATGAGCAAGCGCAATAGCGTGGAAACAGCTATAAATATTGCGCGCGAAGCACGCCAAATGCTTGGAGGTATGGGAATTACAGGCGAATATCCAATAATGCGGCATATGATGAATTTAGAATCTGTTGTAACCTATGAAGGCACACATGACATCCATTTATTAATAACCGGCTTAGATATAACCGGCGAAGAAGCCTTCAAATAA
- a CDS encoding Ppx/GppA phosphatase family protein encodes MRYAAIDIGSNAVRLLIADIIENNGSVSFKKNTLIRVPLRLGDDAFLDKRLSDKKIADLVKTMQAFGKLMEVYKVVDYMAYATSAMREAKNGAEVVAQIKIDAGVDLEIVHGQKEAGMIYASHPDQTIDKSKNYLYIDVGGGSTELSFFSSGEMWASKSFNIGTIRMLDNQDTEETWNDMKEFIRDNTKQFKLISGIGTGGNINKLYKLSEEKDKAPLSFGKLKSLYSYLTSFSLKDRINVLGLNQDRADVIIPACEIYLTVMKWANIKNIYVPTVGLVDGIIQTLIEKNFPKAG; translated from the coding sequence TTGAGATACGCCGCTATAGATATAGGTTCAAATGCAGTGCGCCTGCTTATTGCTGATATTATTGAAAACAATGGTTCGGTTTCGTTTAAAAAAAATACATTGATCCGGGTGCCGCTACGGCTTGGCGATGATGCCTTTCTGGATAAACGGCTTTCTGATAAGAAGATTGCCGACCTGGTGAAAACCATGCAGGCATTTGGCAAACTCATGGAGGTATATAAAGTGGTTGATTATATGGCCTATGCAACGTCCGCAATGCGTGAAGCAAAAAACGGGGCTGAAGTGGTGGCGCAAATTAAAATTGATGCAGGTGTTGATCTTGAAATTGTTCACGGGCAAAAGGAAGCCGGGATGATATATGCCAGCCATCCTGATCAAACCATTGATAAGAGTAAGAACTACCTGTACATTGATGTAGGCGGCGGAAGTACAGAACTGTCATTTTTTTCATCAGGAGAAATGTGGGCCTCGAAGTCTTTTAATATCGGTACCATCCGGATGCTGGATAACCAGGATACCGAAGAAACCTGGAATGATATGAAAGAATTTATCAGGGACAATACCAAACAGTTTAAGCTAATTTCCGGCATCGGAACGGGCGGGAATATCAATAAATTGTATAAGTTATCGGAAGAGAAAGATAAAGCGCCCCTAAGTTTTGGAAAATTGAAATCTCTTTATAGTTATTTGACTTCATTTTCGCTTAAGGACAGGATCAATGTACTCGGTTTGAACCAGGACAGAGCAGATGTAATTATCCCCGCTTGTGAAATATATTTAACGGTTATGAAATGGGCTAATATCAAAAATATATATGTCCCAACTGTTGGTTTGGTTGATGGTATCATTCAAACGCTTATCGAAAAAAACTTTCCAAAAGCAGGTTAA
- the folB gene encoding dihydroneopterin aldolase — MITISLHGAEFFAFHGFYPEEQKLGNKFIVDVDVDFTPVTDLREDKIANTVDYEKVYNIVEEQMRKTAKLIETVAQNIAEDIKMQFSFADKIRVSIKKLNPPLKGKVEYSNIVITV; from the coding sequence ATGATTACAATATCACTCCATGGCGCCGAATTTTTTGCCTTTCACGGATTTTATCCTGAAGAGCAAAAACTTGGGAATAAATTTATAGTTGATGTTGATGTAGATTTCACACCGGTGACAGACCTTAGGGAAGATAAAATTGCCAATACCGTTGATTATGAAAAGGTTTATAATATAGTTGAAGAGCAGATGCGTAAAACGGCTAAGCTTATTGAAACGGTGGCCCAAAATATTGCAGAGGATATTAAAATGCAATTTTCTTTCGCAGATAAAATAAGGGTTTCCATTAAAAAATTGAACCCGCCGCTTAAAGGCAAGGTGGAATATTCAAACATCGTGATTACCGTATGA